The Medicago truncatula cultivar Jemalong A17 chromosome 4, MtrunA17r5.0-ANR, whole genome shotgun sequence genome includes a region encoding these proteins:
- the LOC25492828 gene encoding uracil-DNA glycosylase, mitochondrial codes for MASSSSKPDHASKDMKTDGSSTLSAAKKSKRNRKICLKRLPKHNDKSMVTGRIKLPDMLVEQSWLEALPDEFQKSYALALCMFVGNEYFAFKDSVYPPPHLIFDAFNTTPFHSVKAVILGQEPYSGPGQAMGLSFSVPRGVQFPSTLKNVLKEVKNDLDCKVLRHGNLEKWALQGVLLLNAVLTGRINENNANAHANIGWEQFTDAVIKTISEKKEGLVFLLWGEYAQEKIRLIDQTKHHILKAEHPSGATVKGGFFGCKHFSKTNQYLEQNGIGPIDWKF; via the exons ATGGCTTCTTCATCTTCCAAACCTGATCATGCTTCCAAGGACATGAAAACCGATGGCTCCTCCACCCTCTCTGCTGCAAAAAAATCGAAGAGAAACCGCAAAATCTGCCTCAAAAGGCTTCCTAAACACAATGACA AATCTATGGTTACGGGTCGCATTAAACTACCTGATATGCTTGTGGAACAATCTTGGTTGGAAGCTTTACCTGATGAATTTCAGAAATCGTACGCCCTGGCTCTTTGCATGTTCGTTGGAAATGAGTATTTTGCTTTCAAAGATTCTGTATATCCTCCTCCGCATTTGATTTTCGATGCTTTTAACACTACTCCTTTTCATTCTGTTAAGGCTGTGATCCTTGGCCAG GAACCTTATTCTGGACCTGGTCAAGCAATGGGGCTATCATTCTCGGTTCCTCGAGGAGTCCAATTTCCATCCACTTTGAAGAATGTACTTAAGGAGGTTAAGAATGATCTTGATTGTAAGGTTCTACGTCATGGCAATCTTGAAAAATGGGCTCTGCAG ggcGTTCTCTTGCTGAATGCTGTTCTCACAG GTAggataaatgaaaataatgcaAATGCACATGCAAACATAGGCTGGGAACAATTTACGGATGCTGTTATCAAAACGATCTCAGAGAAGAAGGAAGGACTTGTGTTTCTGCTGTGGGGAGAGTATGCTCAGGAGAAAATTCG CTTAATTGATCAAACCAAGCATCATATTCTGAAAGCTGAACATCCTTCTGGAGCTACTGTGAAAGGAGGTTTCTTCGGCTGCAA GCACTTCTCTAAAACTAACCAATATCTGGAGCAAAATGGGATTGGTCCCATAGAttggaaattttaa
- the LOC25492829 gene encoding pectinesterase PPME1: MVSKTRTYAINIAIIVLLFTVKGVLSDDTIPIPAEKTQLDSWFNSNVGPLEQRKSALDPALVTAEAGAKVIKVMQDGSGDFKTITDAINSIPTGNTKRVIVSIGGGNYNEKIKIERTKPFVTLYGTPANMPNLTYGGTAKQYGTVDSATLIVESDYFVAANMLISNSAPRPDGKSAGAQAVALRISGDKAAFYNCKFLGFQDTICDDRHNHFFKDCLIQGTVDFIFGSGTSLYFKSELRALGDAGPTVIVAQARKSVSDADLYSFVHCDVTGTGSTTFLARAWMTYPKIIFAYSTMSNVVDPKGWDNTMHPEFDKTSYFGEYQNTGPKSDPKGRATVGKQLSAAEVKPFITLGMIQGSKWLLPPPKV; this comes from the exons atggTCTCAAAAACAAGAACCTATGCTATTAATATTGCTATCATAGTATTATTATTTACGGTCAAAGGTGTATTATCAGATGACACAATTCCGATTCCTGCTGAAAAAACTCAATTAGATTCATGGTTTAATAGCAATGTTGGTCCATtagaacaaagaaaaagtgCCCTTGACCCTGCATTAGTGACTGCAGAGGCTGGTGCTAAAGTTATTAAAGTAATGCAAGATGGTAGTGGTGATTTCAAAACCATCACTGATGCGATTAATAGCATACCTACCGGGAACACCAAACGTGTAATTGTGAGCATTGGTGGTGGAAATTATAACgagaaaatcaaaattgaaaggACAAAACCTTTTGTTACATTGTATGGGACACCAGCAAATATGCCAAATTTGACATATGGTGGAACTGCAAAACAATATGGCACGGTTGATAGTGCTACATTGATTGTTGAATCAGATTATTTTGTAGCTGCTAACATGCTCATATCG AATTCTGCACCAAGACCAGATGGAAAGAGCGCAGGTGCTCAAGCAGTAGCATTGAGAATTTCTGGTGACAAAGCAGCATTTTATAATTGCAAGTTTTTAGGGTTCCAGGACACAATTTGTGATGACAggcataatcatttttttaaagattgcTTAATTCAAGGCACTGTGGATTTCATTTTTGGAAGTGGGACGTCACTATATTTT AAAAGTGAATTGAGAGCGCTTGGTGACGCTGGGCCAACAGTGATAGTAGCACAGGCAAGAAAAAGTGTATCAGATGCTGATTTATACTCATTTGTGCATTGTGATGTTACTGGAACTGGATCTACCACTTTCTTAGCCAGAGCATGGATGACTTATCCTAAAATTATCTTTGCTTACTCAACTATGAGTAATGTTGTTGATCCTAAAGGGTGGGATAACACCATGCACCCTGAATTTGACAA AACTTCATACTTTGGAGAATATCAGAACACAGGACCAAAGTCAGATCCCAAAGGACGTGCAACTGTCGGAAAACAACTAAGTGCAGCAGAGGTTAAACCTTTCATTACGCTTGGAATGATTCAAGGATCTAAATGGCTCCTTCCTCCTCCAAAAGTCTAA
- the LOC25492830 gene encoding uracil-DNA glycosylase, mitochondrial, with product MASSYSEGLKTYGSSALSAEEKYNQNLTLSKRNRRICLERLPKHNDKSMATGRIKLPDMLVEQSWLEALPGEFQKPYAPALCMFVQNEIFAFKDSVYPPSHLIFNALNTTPFHSVKAVILGQEPYDGPGQAMGLSYSVPEGVKVPSILKNVFKELKKDIGCSIPSHGNLEKWALQGVLLLNAVLTGRKNEDNLNSHANIGWEQFTDVVIKTISEKKEGVVFLMWGESAQEKIRLIDQTKHHILKAEHPSVLTVKRGFFGCKHFSKTNQLLEQKGFDPIDWQL from the exons ATGGCTTCTTCATACTCCGAGGGCTTGAAAACCTATGGCTCCTCCGCCCTCTCTGCCGAAGAAAAATACAATCAGAACCTCACATTGTCCAAGAGAAACCGCAGAATCTGCCTCGAAAGGCTTCCTAAACACAATGACA AATCTATGGCTACAGGTCGCATTAAACTACCGGATATGCTTGTAGAGCAATCTTGGTTGGAAGCATTACCTGGTGAATTTCAGAAACCTTACGCCCCGGCTCTTTGCATGTTCGTCCAAAATGAGATTTTCGCTTTCAAAGATTCCGTATATCCTCCTTCGCATTTGATTTTCAATGCTCTTAATACTACTCCTTTTCATTCCGTTAAGGCTGTGATTCTTGGCCAG GAACCTTATGATGGACCTGGTCAAGCAATGGGGCTTTCATATTCGGTTCCGGAGGGAGTTAAAGTTCCATCCATTTTGAAGAATGTATTTAAGGAGCTTAAGAAAGATATTGGTTGTTCCATTCCATCTCACGGCAATCTTGAAAAATGGGCTTTGCAG GGCGTTCTCTTGCTGAATGCTGTTCTCACAG GTAGGAAGAATGAAGATAATTTAAATTCACATGCAAATATAGGCTGGGAACAATTCACAGATGTTGTTATCAAGACGATCTCTGAGAAGAAGGAAGGGGTCGTGTTTCTGATGTGGGGAGAGTCTGCTCAGGAGAAAATTCG CTTAATTGATCAAACCAAGCATCACATTCTAAAAGCTGAACATCCCTCCGTGTTGACTGTGAAAAGAGGTTTCTTTGGCTGCAA GCACTTCTCTAAAACTAACCAACTTCTGGAGCAAAAGGGGTTTGATCCCATAGATTGGCAACTATAA
- the LOC25492833 gene encoding uracil-DNA glycosylase, mitochondrial, whose amino-acid sequence MASASSKTLIDIFGRASKRLKPTLCKSEDNINSSSTLTVDQKSRIEHNKNLALSRKNRKICIERVSKHKESLASGCVKLEELLVEESWLEALPGEFQKDYAVNLSKFVETEICKDDYVYPPAHLIFNALNTTPFQSAKVVILGQDPYHGPGQAMGLSFSVPEGVKVPSSLVNIFKELKQDLGCSIPSHGNLEKWAVQGVLLLNAVLTVRKHQANSHSKKGWEQFTDTVIKTISQKKEGVVFLLWGKSAQEKLRLIDATKHHILKAAHPSGLSANRGFFGCRHFSQTNKYLEQMGIGPIDWQL is encoded by the exons ATGGCCTCTGCATCCTCCAAAACCCTAATCGACATTTTCGGTCGAGCTTCAAAGCGCTTGAAACCCACTCTCTGCAAATCCGAAGATAACATCAATTCCTCCTCCACCCTCACCGTCGACCAAAAATCACGAATCGAACACAACAAAAATCTCGCTTTGTCCAGAAAGAACCGCAAAATCTGCATCGAAAGGGTTTCCAAACACAAAG AATCTTTAGCTTCGGGTTGTGTGAAACTAGAGGAGTTGCTAGTCGAGGAATCGTGGTTGGAAGCTTTACCTGGTGAATTTCAGAAAGATTATGCTGTTAATCTCTCTAAGTTCGTCGAAACTGAGATTTGTAAGGATGATTATGTATATCCTCCTGCGCATTTGATTTTCAATGCTCTTAATACTACCCCTTTTCAATCTGCTAAGGTTGTGATCCTTGGCCAG GACCCTTATCATGGACCTGGTCAAGCAATGGGGCTTTCATTCTCGGTTCCTGAAGGAGTCAAAGTTCCATCTAGTTTGGTTAATATATTTAAGGAGCTTAAGCAAGACCTTGGTTGTTCGATTCCGTCTCATGGTAATCTTGAAAAATGGGCTGTGCAG GGCGTTCTCTTACTGAATGCTGTTCTCACAG TCAGGAAGCACCAAGCAAATTCTCATTCAAAAAAAGGCTGGGAACAATTTACTGATACTGTTATCAAGACAATCTCACAGAAGAAGGAAGGAGTTGTGTTTCTGCTGTGGGGAAAGTCTGCTCAGGAGAAACTTAG GTTAATTGATGCAACCAAACATCACATTCTAAAAGCTGCACATCCTTCCGGTTTGTCTGCGAATAGAGGCTTCTTTGGTTGCAG GCACTTCTCTCAGACTAACAAATATCTGGAGCAAATGGGCATTGGTCCCATAGATTGGCAACTATAA